In Camelus dromedarius isolate mCamDro1 chromosome 3, mCamDro1.pat, whole genome shotgun sequence, one DNA window encodes the following:
- the SMIM33 gene encoding small integral membrane protein 33, translating into MHQAGHHPWLSPAVNSSVGQEPHRQLPAVLEGAWEPPQGVGLPLLTVIVAVFVLLAVCIIVAVHFGPMLHKGHATLPTEPPSPKPEGGIYLTHWRVLGSQDSHEGTQEGPPVSGSCPVPDGPRFSIDEVTFL; encoded by the exons ATGCACCAG GCTGGCCACCATCCCTGGCTTTCTCCGGCTGTGAACAGCTCAGTGGGGCAGGAGCCCCATAGGCAGCTTCCGGCGGTGCTGGAGGGGGCTTGGGAACCACCGCAAGGAGTCGGGCTGCCCCTGCTCACCGTCATTGTTGCCGTCTTTGTCCTGTTGGCAGTCTGCATCATCGTGGCAGTCCACTTTGGACCAATGCTACACAAGGGCCATGCCACTCTCCCCACGGAGCCCCCATCCCCAAAGCCAGAAGGCGGCATCTACCTCACCCACTGGCGAGTGCTGGGCTCCCAGGACAGTCACGAAGGCACCCAAGAGGGACCTCCTGTCTCCGGCTCCTGCCCTGTGCCAGATGGGCCTAGATTCAGCATCGATGAAGTCACGTTTCTTTAG